DNA sequence from the Malus sylvestris chromosome 10, drMalSylv7.2, whole genome shotgun sequence genome:
GGGGTCTAGTTATCGACGGAGATTACATCAATTAGTACATGTAGGCAATTTCTGAAAAGTGAACTTACTCTTGATTATTAGTAGTACCATTGCCAGACCCATCATGTTGACCCGCGGAATGGTCAGCTCTGCGAAAATGAACACTATGATAAGAGAAAAGTGAAGGAAGAACTTTACAGTTTTTACAACATTGATAACATCAATTTATGTATACAGGCAATTTCTGGAAATACACTTACCCTTCCTGACCTGCGGAATGGTTAGGTCTGCCATTCCTCTCCAATTCTCGCTCTCTTTCTTGCTCCCGCTCCTCCATGTCAGTCAATTCTTTGTGATATATTGCAAAATTTAAAACTTTAAGAGCAGCGTCAACATCAGACTTTGAAACCTGTGAAGGCAGATTTATCATTACTTTGAGGTTGATGAACGTTGTGATTGACAGAACACTTAAGCTGATGAAGCAACCATAGTTTTGATTTCCGCAATAAATGAAAGAGCAGAATGAACTAGTCCCGTCAGATCTCTATTAATCATTACAGTTAACAAGGTACCTTTCtgctcaactttaattttgcatgagCAGTTGAGAGACGAATGATGGTTTCTAAAGTTCTGGCTGTAATTGGAAGTGTTCCTCCAGTCTGAATAGCAAAAATAATATCAGATGATAATCAGAAAGTCATTGCATTGACCATGCCTAAATATACAATGATGACAAATGATGACCTTTGCATTTGAACTGGCATTTCTGAGTTCTGCATATGCTGTTGCAATTTGTTCAGAGGcctgttggaaaaaaaaacagttattAGCTGTCAAACAGCCTCATAATGCAACGATGAGGTTAAGAAGACAAGTTCATAAAACTAACTGAAAAGGCTCTCCACAAGAAAGAGATTATATGGCAGATTGCAAAATAGGATTCGAAGGATAAGCAACCCAAATGACGTGACCAAGGGAAAACGCACATATTCATTGAGTAAATAAATGAACAAATAAAGCACCAGTACCTCATCAGTCAGATCAGGCTCAATCCTATTCTTTGCATAATGAATATACTTTTTAAGAAACTTGATTGTGAGCGTATCACGCTTCCGACCCCTATCGGTTTTTTTCCCATGTAGCATTCGGTTATACTTAACAAATACAGATGAGTCGTTATTAGTTTCATCTTCTCTTCCAAATGCCGAGCTCCCATCAAGCATTGCCTCACCTACACTTATAAGTTAATCAAACTTATTTTGTACTTCTCCAAGATAGTAAAACATAAACAGAAGATTACTGCTTTAGTACCTCCAGTTGCAGAACGATACCGATGCATGCGCAACACATGCTCTGAGACATGACGGTCAATGTCAGGATCCATTTGATCCAATACGATAAACAGTAAATCAAAACGAGAAAGCAGAGAGTCTGGAAGTCCAATATTCTTTGTTGGTGTCAACGAGCGATCATACTGCATAATTCATGCAAAACCAGCgttacaaaaaataatattaattaaactaattaaataaataaaacacgaCAGTAAGAACAACAAACTGCGAATATGTAATTAAATGGTCGATGACCATTAGCTGTGTCACTTACAGAACCATATATGGGATTTGCAGCAGCCACCGCACTGCACCGTGCATTGAGGGATGCATGGATACCAGCTTTGGCAATAGTTACAGTCTGCTGCTCCATAACTTCATGTATGGCAACACGATCTTGATCATTCATTTTGTCAAATTCATCAATACAGACAACACCACGATCAGCAAGAACCATCGCACCAGCTTCTAGCCTTCTCTCCCCTGATAACAGACAGATTAGTATCTTCCTGGTAATAACATCATATAATGCTAAAGTTGAACTGCATGAGATAGGAATACGTTATTACCTGTCTCTTGATCCGAAGTAACAGCAGCTGTCAAGCCAACACCAGAAGAACCCCGGCCTGTAGTTGATATTGCCAAGGGAGCAATGTTCATAATTGCTCTTAGAAGTTGAGATTTTGCAACAGACGGATCACCAACCATCATCATGTTAATGTcactaaaagaaaagaaaaagacattgtATGGCCAAGATTCTTTTTATGCTAGAGGACCACTTAGGCAGGGCCTTAGAGAACAATAAGGGCCAGATAGGTAAGCACAATTAGGACAGCAAAATATCCATCAAACAGAAAATGTTGAATCATAACTTACCCTCGTAAGTGAGTACCATTCTTTAAGTTCTTTTCCATTCCACCAAGCATTAGTAATATTACTGCTTTCTTTATCCATGAATGTCCATAAATAGAGGGTGCAATTGAATTCCCAAGCAGGTCAAACGTATCACTTCTTTCTGCTATCTTTTTTATGTTCTTTATGTCATCAGGACTGTAAATTGGTGCATTTGCTTCTTTGTTGAGCAGCGAAACATTGTTCGCTATGAGAACAGTCCTACACAACAAGGCCATTATGTCTAAGTATGAAACTAGAACAGATTATTGACAAGATAAACAAGGTAATAATTTATGCAGTTCTCATGGTTGAAGCTACCTGAATACTCCATTTACGCTTCCCTTGCTTTTACCAGGAAGAGCTTTGTATATCCCTACAATCGCAACACGGTCTCCTGGTTTGCATGAATCAACAAGGTCATCCTCAACTATGACATCCACTGTCCGCGGAAGCTGACCAGGAGCAGAGTTCTCAGGAACTTCTTGCATGGATAAAGTTTGATGGTCTTTGTATTTGCACAGTCCGTACTCAGTCACCAACAAGTTACCATTTTCATCCTGTGGCAATATATTTTCGTAAAAAATCCCTTCCCTGACAATATAAAAAGATACAATTAAAGTAAAAAACTTGAGATTACCCTTGTAGGATAAACTGATCCTGTAGGCAAACCCATGTTGGATGTAATGTCTCGGTATTCTCGAGAGGTGAAGTTTCCAGTAGTAGGGCAGAAGTGAACACTCTTAACAACTTTTGGCCTCACAAGTGAACCTACAAATGAGTCAGTTACCGGGTTAGACTCATCCACGACTAAcattttcaacaaaagcaaacatTGATGCAGCTCATTAGCTGAATTGAAAACTAAGCAAAGGAAGAATCTTAGGGTTTAAGATTTTCTAGTCCAAATCAACAAACTAACCTCGAATTTCAtaaaatctttcctttttttttataacatttttctcaaattttaatCAAGAATGATCATTTCCGAGACGTGAATCGAGCATGAAATGAAAGCAGAAGAAGGCAGGGGAGGAAGAATGTACATTTGGTGACAATGCCTTGGACGCAGACCATGGAACCAATGTACTCGGAGAGCAGATCTCTCGGTGTGACACGGCGCGAGACAAAAGCGCCTTCAAACCCCACCAGAAGTTGTTCTCCTTGCTTCAGGTACCTCGGGTCGATCCTGTTGGCGATTTCAGTGGCCGCGTCGTTGAAGGATTGCATATAATCACTTGGATTTCTCAGAATCCTGCAAATTGAAAATCGAAGTCGAAACTAAACTAGGATTCTTCCGAAATTAATTTGGGGATAGTAGAAATTGAGCAAAGCTAGGGAAgtgagtgtttggttgctgagaaaagtGGATGAACCTGGAACCAATGTCACCGTAGGAGTGGAGATCGGAGATGTCGACAATGAGGCGGCGGCGGTTGTGGTTGAGGACGGCCTTGATTTCGTCCATGTATATCTGCGCAACACTTTAGctagttagagagagaaagcgagagagttaaagtgagagagagagagagagaggaggccaTACGCCATCTTCCAAGAAAGCAAGGAGATCTCGCCGGTGAACTGCCCTAACTTCTTCGCTGACGTCCATTTTGTATTCTgcaagaagagaagagaaggtcGGAGACGACGGCGACTGAGAGTTCGAGAGAGTGAGCAACTGCTCAGTGCTATCGCATCCCCTTTGTTCTGTCTAGGGTTGGCGGGAAAATGGGGGACCTTTCTCCTTCCTTCGGCGCCAATATCATCCTATCCTATGCGACGCTGtcgtttcctttttcttttgaaatattttttatttataatatacatgaaatattttttatttataatatacaTGAAATATAAAGTTTAATTAAAAGTAATAGCACTTTAATCAAAAGTTGAAAAGTAACGGATGTTTAATTTAGAAAAATCTAAAATAAGGCATCTAATTCTAATTAAttgtaaaaaatattttgtcaactcttaataattaattattggaATAAGGactcattttaaataaaaataaaaatgtgaaaACTCTTAGTTCACGTTTCTACTATAAGTAGttgttaaaaaattcaaatttattttcagttGCATAAAATTAGGCATTCTAGTCTACATctcaattttaattataaacgaactcttgtttttttataatctatataaaatgttgagttggaaattggaaaaactatATTTCATCGAATTAATCTTGAACCGCAGTAGATATAATTGAATCCTTAAATTGAAGAAGGGATGAGATTCCATAAAAAtagcaaaaaattaattaatactaTTGAGTGCATTTTTTTTACATAGAAAATGGATTTAAAAGAATTTATAAAATACTTAAATTAAGAATATACCTGGAATATAAAGTTTAATTAAAGTAAAAGCACTTTAATCACAAATTGAAAAGTAACAGATGTTTAATTTAGAAAAATCTAAAATGAGGCACCTAATTATAATtaactgtttatttatttagcCTAACTAGAATTACCGAGGAATGAAAAAGATTTTTCATAGGTCTCGAGTTCTTAGAAGTGCATGATAAATGTTGTAAAGAAAATTGATAATGAAGTAGACTCGTCTACTTAAGGCCCGTTTCAAACTGTTTTTGAAATAACTGAAAACGATTTTAGTAAACAAGAAATTCTGTTACGAGAAGaggattcaaattttgaatttggatATATAGAAGAGAGCGAAGGGTGAAACTTGGCTACGTCAAGGTATGCGTTTCCTCTACCTCTCTAGATTAGTCACGCTTTATAAGAGGATCTTCAACCGTCACAACATGCAAAATTGGTGATCCATACTCAAGAGTTCAAAGAATATACCAAAACAACCTTTCCATTTAATACAACAATTTCATACTAACCACCTAATAATTTAAAAGAAGAACAAAACATTGGTTCTCCTACTAGTTTCCTCACAGAACTCGGTATCGAGCGACGACTAGCGTCCATAAAATAGAGAACAACCTTTCTGAATTATTACAAAGCTACAGATGGCCTCAAATGTAAAAGGATGAAGCTTGCCTCCGAAATAAATTAAGATCTCCTCTAAGCATCGTTGGTATACTACAAAACTTGAACACAAGTCGGATGATCAGGGCTTGAACGGAGAGAAGGCGACGACAGAGTTGTGTCCGCCAAATCCAAATGAATTCGATATGGCTGGAAAAACATACGAAAGCTTAGTAAGTCTACTTGAACGGTGTTTGAGCAGTTGAAAATGAAATAGCACTGGGAGTTTCAAGGTTTGGTCTTCTTACCAACATTCACTTCATGCTGCTGCTTTACATTGGGAACAGTGTCAAACTCCACTGAAGGCTCTGGGTTCTGTTTCACAAAGGACATGCCACACATCGGAAACCATTTACTTAGTGTTTCAAATAAGAGAAATCAAACTAACACTATGCTGTAGAAACCGCGTCCAAAATCATAGAAACAATAACATACAAATTGGTTTATGGAAGGATGCAGCCATCCAGTTGTTATGGCTTTGATGACGGCAATAGCTTCCAAACCCCCCGAAGCACCAAGACAGTGTCCGATCATAGACTGAAACAAAGTAAAGGCAAGAAATACGTAGTCAGGAAAGAAACATCATATGAATTATAAAGAGACAGAGGATTGGAGAAGAGAGATTGCCTTAGTTGCATTGATCTTGATATCTTTAGTGTTCGTGAACACCTTCTTTATAGCATTTATCTCGGCGAGGTCACCAGCAAGGGTAGAAGTTGCATGCGCATTGATGTAGTTAACCTGATGAAGTGAGGGAGTAGTGCACTAAATGATGCTGAGGAACAATCACAAGAACATAAGATAAGTTTACCGAAAAGAGAGAGTACCTCCTCGGGTGATACACCAGCATCTTCGAGGCATTTCTGTATGCATGTAGATACACCAAGCCCATCAGCTCTAGGATCAGTCATATGATAAGCATCACAGTTAATACCACCTCCCAAGTACTCGGCAATAATTGTAGCACCTCGTTTTGTTGCATGTTCCAAGCTCTCCATTACCTGTCAAATCAAAACTCTTCACATGTCATGATTAAAATCTAAGACAAAAACAGGGGTCAACTTCAGTGTATACACTCGACACTTCAGTCATCGTGAATTCATGATAGCTGAGATAGAATTTTGTAGGGGTCCGTCTACTAATATTAGATTATATGatcatttttttgtttcaaaataaaaatctatTCAGGCTTACCAATACTCCAGCACCTTCGCCAATAACAAAGCCATCTCTATCTCTGTCCCATGGCCTGGAAGCCGTTTTTGGATCATCATTTCTCTGAGACAAGGCCCTGCATGCAATAAACCCTCCCACCCCAACAGGAATTATGGCAGCTTCAGTTCCGCCAGCAATCATCAAATCAGCTTCACCCCGACGAATGTGATTTGCAGCAGAATAGAAACAATAATTTGAAGTAGCACAAGCAGTCGAAATGGAATAATTCGGTCCCATAAAACCCAGATCGATAGCAAGCAACGCAGACCCCATGTTGGTAATAGCGTAAGGAATGAAAAAGGGGGTAATTTTCCTGTGACCTTTCTCTATCAGTGCATGAACACCGTCCGAAAAGACAGTAAGACCACCCATTCCCGATCCAACAAGCACCCCAGCCCGTGATTTATCAAGCTGAAAGTGAAGCAAAACGAACCATTTTAGAGACTCATCTCACtgttcaaaaaaacaaaaacaaaaagccaACAAACGTTTTTCAACTGGATGATAATCGAATAGATGCACACAAATATTCTCCATACACATCAACAACTCCATGCATGTCGTACAATTAGCACTGAATTTACACCAAGATCCATAGTTTTTTAACAGAACCCATTActcttaacacacaaaattaagcTAATCAATCTCATAAACAACCAAATAATCCAAATTAGCACGTTCTACCGGAAACCTATCACTTTAATGAgcataattaaataataaaacaaataaatcaaaGAGAGCAATGACCTACCAATCTCCGAAGAACCAAATCGGCAAATTAGCACATATTGCAAAACCCCCCATTAAGCTAATGAACATACAGAAACAAATGAATACATGCAAATGAAATAAAGCAATGACCTTTGATCGGTTATCGGCGCCAAGACCAGCATCCTCGAGAGCTTTCTTCCCAGCAACAAGGGAGTACCGAAGGCAATCGTCAAGCCGTCGATCGTTCTTCCCATCAATGTAGCCCTCCGATGAGAAACCGCGGATCTGGCCCCCGAACCGGGTCGAAAACTTAGACGCATCAAACCGGTCGAGCGGCCCGACGCCGCTCTCCCCGGCGAGGAGCTTGTCGTAGAAAGTATTGACGTCGTTGCCGAAGACGGAGACGAGGCCCATTCCGGTAATGACGACTCGCTTCTTCGGGTCCGTCTCACGTTTAGGGGCGGACACGGCAGGGGCGGAAGAGGCGGAGATGAATGAGATTCGCCCGGAGGATGTGGCGGTTTTGGTAGTGACACTAGGGAAATGGGGGGTCCGTTTCCGAATCGGGTCTAGTGGAGCAGGCCGGAGAGTGGAGGATTGGAGGGACTGCATGGcgatgagagagaaagtgagtgatacgagagagagagagagagagtgggggGCGACGCCAACGATGTGAGTGAGAAGGGCGGAAGAATATGGTATTTATTTGGAGGATACCACTTGTTTTTAATCACTTgtttttaattgtgacgggaCCCAATTTGGAGGATAAATTTTTAAGGAGGCAGATTTGGTACTTTATTCAACAACTCTGTTTGCTTAGTCTTGTTTTTAATCACATAAAGTACCAAATTTGCTTAGTCTTTTAATTGTGACGGACCCAATTGAAATGAAGGCGAAAACATACAGAGTTTTTAAATAAAAGACTAAGCAAATTTGGTACTTTATGCGAttattttagaattttttttaatggattattctttttgttttgtttttcataaCAAGGATATCCTGTTAAAATTAAGCCAATCCTATTCCTAAacttgattatttcttttaatattacATCTTTTTACATATGGTTAAGAAGTAATTGGCTTGTTTTGTTCGTTGGgccaaccaattttttttttctaaaacaaattaaattatggTTTTACCTATAAAAtcaaagacaaaagaacaaaactACTACATTTTCTTGCTAGTGAATAAACAATTACTAATTAATATTCTATTTGCTAATTGCCGTGGCGTCACAGTTTCCTTTCtctattttttcaaatttttggtcACAATTTTCTTCACATCCCATTTATCATGGAAAATGGGTCTCCCTGAAAATTACACCGCCCAATGGTTGTCTCCTAATTCTGAGAGGTATTCAATCTAACCCGGAACGCGAGACAGCACGTCACATGTTAATTAAAAGAAAGATTTTTATCTTTCAAATTATATAATGATATGTGACATACAATTTCGTTTACCGGTCACATTTTTCATGTCCCTAACTCCCATGCTGGTGTTGTTGCAAAACATTAAACAAAACTGATAAATATATTTAAGGTGGAAAATGGGCTCGGCATGGTCACCTTGGGCTTGATCAAGCAACCGCACAGCCCAACTCCGTCGCATCACCCACAGTACTCGCCAAAACGGCGGCGTCATCGCAGAGTGCACGCCACTGTCTTATCATCAATATTCACTGTGCCCACCTCCCACTCACCCCACCGACGCCGTAAGGCCCGAAGCGAAGAAACACGGCAAAGAAAACTAACAACTCTCAGCAGTCTCTCTCGTTTTCTTCCTCCGCCAACTGGGTAATTTCCCCTACCTTCTCTACCTTTTTTTCCTCACCACATGTTCAATGCTGTCTGAATTTTTGCTGggtttttttttgaagaatacCCAAGaaatgataataaaaaaatttggaaaagaaagcaaaGAATCGTAATTTCTGTTATTTTGTTTGATGGGTTGTGTTGTTATGTGTTAGATAATGTGGAGAACACACTTGTTCTTGCCCAAGAAGTTAGGTTAAGCTCAGTTGGGTGGTGGGGTTTTTCATTAGCTTAAATTTGAGATATTGGAAACTGATAGTCTTGTTTCTTTTAGACTAGGATGTTCTGTAGAGTTGTACCCTTTCGAATCGAAAGCAATGCTTACTGTACGCTTACTCTCTGCCGTGTTGCTGATGAATTGGGTTGATAGAAAAGGAAAGTGGAAACAAATGTCTAGGAGGGGGAAGAAATATGTGAAATATTATGTGGTTATGGATTTATGTTGCTTTGAGTTCATAGTAATGGTTTAGTTCTTGTGTGAGTGACAACGTGGCGGCTGAATGTGTTGTTTTgttcttttatcttttgcccGCTTTAATAAACTGATGGTAATCGAAAGAAATTCTAGAAATTCTTTTAGGGAAATGGTGTTGAAGGTCCAACAAAGTGAGGGGAAAAGGAGGTCAGCAAGGTTAAGCAGCATAAACTCGGAGGGAAAGAGAATCGTTTCAGTAAAGAAGACTAAAACCaagcagaagaagaaaagtGCAAGACTTGATTCCAAGATACCGAAGAAACCGCCAACTGCTTTCTTCTATTTCTTGTATGTTTCTCCTTCCATTCCTGTTtagcttttcatttatgttagTAGACAGGTTTCACTTTCTAAATTTAATTGCATATATGTGCTGTAATTGATTAAATTTCCAACAGGCTCGatgattttgttgtttgattGTCTTCGTCCTATAAGAACACATCATCTTTTTGCTTGGCTGAAGTCGAGTTCATCATCATTCGTTGTGCTTATGGTTCTGGCTTTTAGTATTCATATCATGGCTAGTTGAGAGAATCTTCTGCTTCTTTATCTTTCGTTATTAGAGGGGGCAATTTCCAAATTTAAGGCCATTGGGTGTTTGAGGTTTTACTGTCCTAAACTGGATTTTCGTGTGTTTAAGGGAGGATTATCGTAAGGATTTTCAAGAGCAAAATCCAGGTGTCAAGCAAATGCGTGAAGTAAGTTTATGATGCGGTAATTCGTTTAACTTCTTGCATGTTTTTCATTTGTTACTCATCCCATCAGTTCTATTGTATATGAACATACACCACTTTCATATTCAGATTGGAAAGGCGGGTGGAGAGAAGTGGAATACAATGGCATATGAGGTTTGTGGTCTCTGTATACTTTAGTTGACTTCTTATGTTTTCGTTAGATTTTTGCTTCACTTTCTCTAAAGTTCTGTATTGAAGACCCAATGAAATATGACTTTTTTCAACTGTGGGTTCTATTTAACTTTATGTTCTGACTAGTTTTGGttaaaatataaggaaaactaatgaaaaaggcttgacaactttgagttttaacgataaggacaacataaatggtaaagtgaatagtaccaagattgactttttagcgtaaaaatgtggtttttcgttaaaatgaacagtaccggaagcttttcattaaagttccctaaaatatATGACCCGTTCACCAGTGTAGACTTGTTTGATGTGCTTATAGTTGTCTTTTTTCACTTAAGCTATTTATAACAGTGGATCTCATTTCGCTTGAATTCCTGCCAGCTTACGTAATACTGGCTGAATCATGCAAATGGTTCTTTCTTAATAACTGTCTGTGGTTCTCACCATTTGGACTATCTTACTTGTTGCTCATCCAGTGGCATGAagcatcaagcaatattttaacttttttgaCTGTTTACAAGTGTTCCTAACAATGGTGATTTGGCCAAAAATAGCTCATaga
Encoded proteins:
- the LOC126585577 gene encoding high mobility group B protein 14-like isoform X2 encodes the protein MVTLGLIKQPHSPTPSHHPQYSPKRRRHRRVHATVLSSIFTVPTSHSPHRRRKARSEETRQRKLTTLSSLSRFLPPPTGEMVLKVQQSEGKRRSARLSSINSEGKRIVSVKKTKTKQKKKSARLDSKIPKKPPTAFFYFLEDYRKDFQEQNPGVKQMREIGKAGGEKWNTMAYEEKVQYYDIATEKRAEFEKAMAEYAQRKDSGEDEETEDDEEEDWSD
- the LOC126585577 gene encoding high mobility group B protein 14-like isoform X1; the protein is MVTLGLIKQPHSPTPSHHPQYSPKRRRHRRVHATVLSSIFTVPTSHSPHRRRKARSEETRQRKLTTLSSLSRFLPPPTGNSFREMVLKVQQSEGKRRSARLSSINSEGKRIVSVKKTKTKQKKKSARLDSKIPKKPPTAFFYFLEDYRKDFQEQNPGVKQMREIGKAGGEKWNTMAYEEKVQYYDIATEKRAEFEKAMAEYAQRKDSGEDEETEDDEEEDWSD
- the LOC126585559 gene encoding 3-oxoacyl-[acyl-carrier-protein] synthase I, chloroplastic-like, with the protein product MQSLQSSTLRPAPLDPIRKRTPHFPSVTTKTATSSGRISFISASSAPAVSAPKRETDPKKRVVITGMGLVSVFGNDVNTFYDKLLAGESGVGPLDRFDASKFSTRFGGQIRGFSSEGYIDGKNDRRLDDCLRYSLVAGKKALEDAGLGADNRSKLDKSRAGVLVGSGMGGLTVFSDGVHALIEKGHRKITPFFIPYAITNMGSALLAIDLGFMGPNYSISTACATSNYCFYSAANHIRRGEADLMIAGGTEAAIIPVGVGGFIACRALSQRNDDPKTASRPWDRDRDGFVIGEGAGVLVMESLEHATKRGATIIAEYLGGGINCDAYHMTDPRADGLGVSTCIQKCLEDAGVSPEEVNYINAHATSTLAGDLAEINAIKKVFTNTKDIKINATKSMIGHCLGASGGLEAIAVIKAITTGWLHPSINQFNPEPSVEFDTVPNVKQQHEVNVAISNSFGFGGHNSVVAFSPFKP
- the LOC126585556 gene encoding DNA replication licensing factor MCM3-like, which gives rise to MDVSEEVRAVHRRDLLAFLEDGIYMDEIKAVLNHNRRRLIVDISDLHSYGDIGSRILRNPSDYMQSFNDAATEIANRIDPRYLKQGEQLLVGFEGAFVSRRVTPRDLLSEYIGSMVCVQGIVTKCSLVRPKVVKSVHFCPTTGNFTSREYRDITSNMGLPTGSVYPTRDENGNLLVTEYGLCKYKDHQTLSMQEVPENSAPGQLPRTVDVIVEDDLVDSCKPGDRVAIVGIYKALPGKSKGSVNGVFRTVLIANNVSLLNKEANAPIYSPDDIKNIKKIAERSDTFDLLGNSIAPSIYGHSWIKKAVILLMLGGMEKNLKNGTHLRGDINMMMVGDPSVAKSQLLRAIMNIAPLAISTTGRGSSGVGLTAAVTSDQETGERRLEAGAMVLADRGVVCIDEFDKMNDQDRVAIHEVMEQQTVTIAKAGIHASLNARCSAVAAANPIYGSYDRSLTPTKNIGLPDSLLSRFDLLFIVLDQMDPDIDRHVSEHVLRMHRYRSATGGEAMLDGSSAFGREDETNNDSSVFVKYNRMLHGKKTDRGRKRDTLTIKFLKKYIHYAKNRIEPDLTDEASEQIATAYAELRNASSNAKTGGTLPITARTLETIIRLSTAHAKLKLSRKVSKSDVDAALKVLNFAIYHKELTDMEEREQERERELERNGRPNHSAGQEGADHSAGQHDGSGNGTTNNQDSTTEPMDVDPRTESAATNNSSERLKALTDVLNQVRTVKRAESISVEALENAVNDGASVPYSRTEITFVLEELRRRNIVMVDGGTVFIIS